In Isosphaera pallida ATCC 43644, the sequence TGACCATCGCGGAACTTCAGTTCCTTGAGGTAGCCGGACACCCGCGCTTTAAGCACCACGGACGCGAAGGCGCGACTGGTGCCGGTGAACTCCAAGGTGTCAGCCACCTCGCGCGACTCCGGCCGAGCCACCGTGACGGTCGGCGGTGGCGGCGGCGCGTACTCGTTGCGCGGGGCGCAGCCCAACGCCGCGGCTAGAATCACCGTGGCGGCCTGTGTAGTCCATCGCCTCAGGTGTTGACGTGGTTGGCAGGAGCGGTGAGCGAAGACGGTTGGTTGGATGATCGGCGGGCTTGAGGTCATAGGGAAAATCCAACGCAGTGAGCGGGGGAAGGAGGCTACCAGGGTCGAGCCACGCGAAACGGCGACCAAGGAGGGACGAGTGGCCTTGGTGTTGGCACGCAGCGACAGGGACTGAATTGGGAGGAGCGGCCGAGTCGCTCAACTCGAACACGATGAGCAAACAACCTTCTACTCAAATTGAGAAATAAGAACAACTCGGTGAACGTCCATCAAGCCGATCAAACGCTAACCGTGTGGTGAGCGGCGGACTCGGGCGGGTTAGGTTATCTGGACCGAAGCAGACGTTTCAGAAAGAGGGTTCGCCGCGTCCAAGGAACGGTGGGCCCGTATCAAGTCGGAGGCCAGGTCGATCGCCAAGCGTTCAACCGCTTTGGGATGCTCAGCCGCTCGATAAACCAAGTCGAGCAGAGTGATCGTCAGAACGCCGCGCAACTCCAGGACGAACCGTTCCACGCCCCGCGGGTCGATCCATCCCTCTTGGGCCAGTCGCGTGACCGCTTGCCGAATCAAGTCGTCCAACTCGTCGGCCATGCGGGCCAACTCGCGGGCGATGGGACATTCCTCGGGACCGAAGAAGACACCGCACAGAAAGCGGGTGCGAACCGCGTCCTCCCGACCCAATTCGAGGTACAACGCGATCATTCGCTCGATCCGCTCGGCGGGGTCCAGATCATGGCGACGCAGAAGTCCGGCCAGTTCATCGTGCAACCGTTGAATCGGACCTAACAGGATGTGTTTGGCTAAACCTTCCTTGCTGCCAAAATGGTAGTATAACGTCGGCTGGGTGACTCCGGCGGCTGTGGCGATATCTCGAATCGAGGTGGCGGCGAATCCCCGCGCCGCGAACAGGCGGGCGGCGGCTTGCTCGATGCGTCGCGTCGTCTCCTCGCTCTTGGAGCGTGTGGCCAACTCGACGGATCGCTCGCCGGCCAGAAGTTCGCTTTGAGGGGGAGTTTTCATCACGTCAACCTTTCCAAGTAAACACGCCTCCAAGTAAACACGCCGCGTCGCTCTGCTCTGGTCGTCCACCTCGGCTCCGAAGAATCGCCGCCATGCCTTGGCGATCCGTAGAACTTCTTTAGCGAACGCTCAGTAGTGTCCGTAGCATAGGAAGCGGAATTCCTCTTCGTCAAGAGGCGGTCCATGCCCGAGGCGGCGAACATGCGCCGGAGTCGCCGAATCGAATCGAATCGGGGTGTGGTTGACCGCAGGGTTTGGCTTGAAGGGACTCAAGCGGGGCGATAGCATGGGTGTTGTAGGCGCAAACGGTGCTGTTGCCGAGTTGGTCGATGGCCGGGATGTGGTCCCGCTTGAGACTGGTACGTTCCGGCGGGTGGCGCGTTCCCGTTGGGTGCCTGCTAGGACTTCCTCCGAGGTTGGGGTCGCCACGCCGCGCCATGTCGCGACCGCGACGGATTCCGCTTGCCATGACGATGTCCGACGACTCTTCGAACGCCGCCCCGTCGTCCGGTTCCGCCCCGCCGAGTGACCCTGCCGAGGAACTGGCCCGTCACCGCGCCCGGATCGACGAGTTGGACCACGCGATTGTTGAGTTGC encodes:
- a CDS encoding TetR/AcrR family transcriptional regulator — its product is MKTPPQSELLAGERSVELATRSKSEETTRRIEQAAARLFAARGFAATSIRDIATAAGVTQPTLYYHFGSKEGLAKHILLGPIQRLHDELAGLLRRHDLDPAERIERMIALYLELGREDAVRTRFLCGVFFGPEECPIARELARMADELDDLIRQAVTRLAQEGWIDPRGVERFVLELRGVLTITLLDLVYRAAEHPKAVERLAIDLASDLIRAHRSLDAANPLSETSASVQIT